DNA from Synechococcus elongatus PCC 6301:
GTCGATGTCTTTTGGTGCACGGGCGCAATCGCCAAGGCTCGTGCTGGTGATGTCAATGGGCCCGGCAGCCTCTACTACCTGCTGCTGAAGCGATGACAGCCCGCTGATTGCCCTGCTTGAGTCTCGAGGAGCAAGGAGGATGGGCGATCGCACCGGCTGGGCAATGTCACAATTTTCTTGAGAATCCCTTGAATTCCAGTGAACGCCCACTAGCGTTGAACTAGTCAGCGGTTGAGGCAACGGCCCTTGCGTTGGAGCCTCGTCCCTACCTTCCAATCGCTGCATCTTTTCTTGTCCGCGCTGCTAAGGATAGCCAGAAGATGTTCAAGCCCCAGTCTTGGTTCCCAACGCTACTGAGTACCGTGCTCGGTTTTGGGGCTGCGGTGCTCACAGCCGCCCCTAGTTCAGCGGCCGAAAGGATTACAGTTCGTTGGTCCGGGACTGATGTCACCATTGCGGTCGATGACCTCGCCAATTTTGCGCAGGGGCGCCCCGTCGGCGCTGATCTGCGAGCGGTTTTGGCCTTGCTCTCACCGGAAGTCCAGCAGTCGATTCGTTCGGCCTTGATTGCTCCCGTGCCCATCTCGCCCAACGCGATCCAGCAGATTGTCAATCGGGGCGATACCTTCAGCATCTTTCTGACCCGTGTCGGCAATGTGATCCGGGCGGAACCACCTGTTTCCCTAACTGACCCAGCGATCGCCACAGCCATCACAACCGCAGCCCAATCGCCGCAAGGGCTGTCATTTCTCAGTGCGATTCAGACGTTTCCCTCCGAAACCATCCTGTTCGATCTCAATGTCTTTTTGAGCTATATCCAGCAGCTCAACGAGCAACTCTTAGCCACCGAAGGCGTTGTCAATCGCTTGCAGCAACGGAGTCAGCCCGCCGATCCCGCACTGCAGCAACGCTATCAAGCACCGGGGCCGAACAGCGTTCAGGTCCAGAGCTTTAACTGGCAGGATCCCCAACGCAATCGCCCTGTGCCGACGGATTTATACCTGCCCAGCGGCACATCCCGCAATTTGCCCCTAGTGGTGGTTTCCCATGGTTTGGGCGAAACGCGCCAGACCTTTGCCTATCTGGCACGCCATCTGGCTTCCCACGGCTATGCCGTCGCCCTGCCCGAGCATGTGACCACCAGTGCGCGATCGTTCGAGAACGTCCTAGTCGGCATCAGCAGCCCGCCTGGACCTCAGGCCTTGATTGATATTCCAACGGACATTCGCTTTGTCCTAGACCAGTTGGCTACCACACCAGCCGCCGCTCGGGTTCAAACCCAAAAAGCTGCGGTTGTAGGTCATTCCTACGGAGGTTATGGGGCCTTGGCAGTGGCGGGCGCCCCTCTCAGTCCGGTCAATGCGCGACAGCAATGTGAACCCCTCGATCGCTTCCGCAATAACCTCTCCACCTTGTTGCAGTGCATCGCCATTAACTTGCCGCAACCGAGCTATACCTTGACCGATCCCCGCATTGTGGCCGCTGTTGCTGCTGATGGCCTAGCCAGCGATGTCTTTGGGGCCGCCGGCCTCTCGCAGGTAACAGTTCCTACCCTGATCTGGGGGGGAAGCCGCGATGTCGTCACACCGCCCCAACCCGAGGCGATCGCTGCGTTTCAGCAGCTCGGCACCCGTCAGAAGTGGCTAGCTCTTGCCGTGAAAGGGACGCACTTCACCGTGCTGCCACCCAACAATCAGCAACCCCAAGGCTTCCAGATCCCTTTGCCACCCGAGTTGATCGGTCCTAGCCAAGCAGCAGGCAACCTGCTGTTCCAAGGCTTGACCTTGGCCTTTCTCGATCAAACCTTCCGTGGGCAGCCGGCCACACTCTTGCCCAGCACTGGCACCACAACCATCGCGACTCCGGAACTGACAGTGCTCGTGACACCACAGTCTCCCTAGGGATGCCAGTCGCTATCCAAGTTGGCTAGCGGACAGACAAGGCAATCGCGATCGGTTTAGCCTACAACCGTTGACGAACACTGCGCTGCTATGGCCGATCGCCCCCTGCTGTTAGAGCTGACTCTCCTTTTTCTGAAGCTGGGCACCATCGGCTTTGGTGGGCCCCAAGCCCATCTAGCGATGATGGAAGAAGAAGTCGTTCAGCGGCGTCAGTGGCTGACCCCCGAAGAGTTCAGCGAGGGAATTGCCCTCTGCGAGATGTTGCCGGGGCCAGCTTCCACCCAAATGGGCATTTATATTGGCTATCGCCAAGCCGGTTGGATCGGCGGCGTGGTCAGTGGCGTTTGTTTTATCGCGCCCGCTTTTGCGATCGTTGTTGCCCTAGCTTGGGCGTACTTTCGCTTCCAAACCGTTCCGTCCGTTCAAGACTTGTTTCTGGGGGCAGCCCCCGCCGTGACGGCGATTATTGTTGCTTTCTGTCTCCGCCTCAGTCAGCGCGTTCTCAAGGAGCCCCTGCATTGGGGCTTAGCGATTGGGGCGCTAATTTTAACCCTCAGCGGTATCCTGCCTGTCTTTTTGATTCTCTTGCTAGCTGGAGCCGTCAGCTGGCTCTGGGCCCAGCGATCGCAAGCGGCTTGGTTACCGCTCTTGCCCGCAGCGATCGGCCCGACAGATTTTTGGGGCTGGGCACAGTGGTCCGAGCGGGGTGCTCCGCTGTTTCGCTTCTTCCTC
Protein-coding regions in this window:
- a CDS encoding alpha/beta hydrolase, yielding MFKPQSWFPTLLSTVLGFGAAVLTAAPSSAAERITVRWSGTDVTIAVDDLANFAQGRPVGADLRAVLALLSPEVQQSIRSALIAPVPISPNAIQQIVNRGDTFSIFLTRVGNVIRAEPPVSLTDPAIATAITTAAQSPQGLSFLSAIQTFPSETILFDLNVFLSYIQQLNEQLLATEGVVNRLQQRSQPADPALQQRYQAPGPNSVQVQSFNWQDPQRNRPVPTDLYLPSGTSRNLPLVVVSHGLGETRQTFAYLARHLASHGYAVALPEHVTTSARSFENVLVGISSPPGPQALIDIPTDIRFVLDQLATTPAAARVQTQKAAVVGHSYGGYGALAVAGAPLSPVNARQQCEPLDRFRNNLSTLLQCIAINLPQPSYTLTDPRIVAAVAADGLASDVFGAAGLSQVTVPTLIWGGSRDVVTPPQPEAIAAFQQLGTRQKWLALAVKGTHFTVLPPNNQQPQGFQIPLPPELIGPSQAAGNLLFQGLTLAFLDQTFRGQPATLLPSTGTTTIATPELTVLVTPQSP
- the chrA gene encoding chromate efflux transporter; the encoded protein is MADRPLLLELTLLFLKLGTIGFGGPQAHLAMMEEEVVQRRQWLTPEEFSEGIALCEMLPGPASTQMGIYIGYRQAGWIGGVVSGVCFIAPAFAIVVALAWAYFRFQTVPSVQDLFLGAAPAVTAIIVAFCLRLSQRVLKEPLHWGLAIGALILTLSGILPVFLILLLAGAVSWLWAQRSQAAWLPLLPAAIGPTDFWGWAQWSERGAPLFRFFLETGTFVFGGGLVIIPLLQQQVVQQWQWLTAQQFVDGVAIGQLSPGPVVLTAAFIGFAVAGLSGAATATVGIFLPSFLFILLAAPILQRLRQNRSIQQFLRGVSPAVLGAIAATLWPLARPSLQSDQPAILLFSLLLFAGNLLALVRWKRPTWQVVLVGIGLGFVVGPLL